The sequence below is a genomic window from Gossypium hirsutum isolate 1008001.06 chromosome A11, Gossypium_hirsutum_v2.1, whole genome shotgun sequence.
TTGACGCAAAATGAGATACAACCCAAGCAGCTCACCCCGGATACTcaacttaactttttttttctttttgagaacGAATTTAAGACATAGTCAAATCTTTTGACGTGAAATGAGAtaacaacccaagcacctcactCCGTTACTCAATTTCACTCGTCaacttttaaattcaatttacttttttttgttcCTTCTAAGTATGGAAATAATTACatgtctaaatttatttttaaaaaataaatcagaatcacatcatatattttaaaactatttaaaaatgtaatttaaatagGAAAAAATGTTActagaaattataaatatatatatatcttataatGTAAATAGCATAATTGGGtaatacatatcaaatttaaattatattttataatcaaTTATAATTAATACAAGACTCATAATTaactataatttttatttgactttttatttttatttttttgttagatATTATCTTATACAAAGCTCTTAGTTGTTGTTAAAATAATAGGATAAAAGATTTAAGCTACTAAAATTCTCAGCGTTATGatatctttcaattttgaaactCTCTTTCCCCATGCCTACAATTATGTGCAGCACACTAATTCCtactgttttattattttgttttataatatcTACAAGTGAAATGTAGTTGGAGTAGGAAATACACATGAGCAACAAGCAACAAGAAAACGTATTAGATTTccttttagaatttttttcctTTGCATGGAATATCgtcatttttaactttttttaaaatttttattagattttggtTTAATTTCAGGAAGGACCATTAAGAAATTGACAAAAAGGTCGAATACATTATTGGTCAAAGATGATGTTGCCCACGATCATTTACGGCAATGGTTGGTTTTTTTTGTGGAAAGGAAGAGTTTTAGGGAAAATAAAGATTTTTTCTaaagaaataaagagaaaagtgaaaatgaaaaaaaagtagAAGAGTCAAAAATCATTAAAGGCTAGACTAATGATGAAACTTTACATGAGAGTAGATATCGATATCtagaattttgttttaattttattttaggtcTGATTATATTTTTACACGTTTATGTTTAATACTTTAATTCCTTATTTCATTCAcgtaattttgttttaatatcttactttatttacattattatatttaagtcattttctatgatatatttttaattttattttaagtttaaagataactttataagttttaaatttagtttttaattgtgatgctatttttaatttttaatttttaatttaataactgcTCAATTTATTGTATAATTTAGTTAATGCAATTATATTTTgcatgtatataatatttataactatgctatatgaattttaaattatattgttattaaatattatataaaatcaaataaagacCGAATCaagaattattataaaataaaaacacaagtcaaaaaaacaaaatataaaaattgctgGACATAAGTTGGAAACTGTAGTTGATtagatgaaaaaaaatttaaaaatattttttatttgattccaTTTCCCAAAATGCATTTCATAGTTATGACCATTAGGTAGCTTTTAATTTATGATCATTTATCATAGCATATAATATATGCTTTAactttttaaatctatttattttaataataataataatttactaatACATTTTCAATCCGTCCATCGCTCAAAAATAATATAGTTTATACTAAACTAGTATTCAGTTGACACATACCActaaaacaataataattatatttaatataatcttAAGTTAACTTATTTATTGCAGTGATAAAATGAATTGagctccttaaagaaattttaattttaattttaaaaataatattattaagagAAACAACATAATAAATCCacctaaaatatttaaaaaaacacacaCTCACGTCAACCTAAAATCATATGTTGAAATCAAAATGGTTTTCTTTTCAAtgcaataaaaaaaaaagtaatgacaagttttcaacatttcaaagttGTAATGTTTTAAGTTTTTGGAAGATCCATCGTACATCCCTCTTACAGTTAAAGGATTCCATTAAAATTTTCGagaattcaagttttgatgaTTAAGGTGCACAATAAAAGATTTTAATCACAACTGCCTTCCATTTTTTGACAAATTCTCATAATGCTAACCAATAAATCACTGTGAGGCGAATTAACATGTTAAGATAatccttttaatttaatttgagcTTTGTTCCATTCAGCAATCACAGGTTGTTTTGCATCAGTTACATGGAAAACGAATCAATTCAAAGGATTTGGGTagtgctaaacattcataatcatGGGATCATAAAGCTTGAATGCATAAAGTAACACAATAAACAGCAGTGCCGCCACCGTCAAACTTGCCCCAATCTTCATTGCTGTTTTGCTCTCCATTTTAAGCTTTGAAATAAACCATTTGGGGCGAGCTTGGGGCGATATAGCATTCTCGGTAGGGGCACCTGTAGCACCCTCGCCGGCAGCCTCTCTACTTTGGCTAATGTTGTTCTCTTGCTTTAGTTTTCCTTTGTCTTCAACCGGCGGCAACGACGATGCTGACTCCCCACGCTGCGTTGGTGTAAGTGAATCCTGTTGCGAATAAGCGATTTTCTTTGGTATTGTTATATAAAGAAAACCGGAACTGAACCTTGCACGGATTTCGCTCGCTTTGCAGTCTTTGGGAATGGTGAATTCCTTGCGGAATCGGGTCCATTTACTTCCTTCGAGGGGCCGTTCGCCGGAAACGGTTAGGACGTTGTTGCTGCCGAAGTGAACTTTCAGCTGGTCCTTTCTAAAATCTGATAAAATAGAATAGAAAGGATGAAATGTAACATTGAATAACAAACAAAGAGAGTTAAACAAAGGCATgcatgcaatatatatatattaaattacgtTTGACATGAAACTCGATAGTGTCCTGAGCTTCTCCTTCTTTGTATTGGCAATCAGGCTCTAAATCTTGGTAAGAACGGGACATAttgcaaaagaaacaaaaaaattaagcaaGTTTTGAAAGAAATAGTACTGTTTGTTTGTGGAAGTAAAGGAAGACAGGttcaatacatatatgcataaagTCGAGTAACATGCTTAATTATATAAGAAACAGTTGCTTAATTAATATGCTATATTTCTTTCTGGGTTTCCTAGAAGAATCATTCCTTTTTCAAATTCTAAGCATTTGGTTTTGCT
It includes:
- the LOC107891601 gene encoding inactive protein RESTRICTED TEV MOVEMENT 2 isoform X2, producing the protein MKEFTQNFRKDQLKVHFGSNNVLTVSGERPLEGSKWTRFRKEFTIPKDCKASEIRARFSSGFLYITIPKKIAYSQQDSLTPTQRGESASSLPPVEDKGKLKQENNISQSREAAGEGATGAPTENAISPQARPKWFISKLKMESKTAMKIGASLTVAALLFIVLLYAFKLYDPMIMNV
- the LOC107891601 gene encoding inactive protein RESTRICTED TEV MOVEMENT 2 isoform X1 is translated as MSRSYQDLEPDCQYKEGEAQDTIEFHVKHFRKDQLKVHFGSNNVLTVSGERPLEGSKWTRFRKEFTIPKDCKASEIRARFSSGFLYITIPKKIAYSQQDSLTPTQRGESASSLPPVEDKGKLKQENNISQSREAAGEGATGAPTENAISPQARPKWFISKLKMESKTAMKIGASLTVAALLFIVLLYAFKLYDPMIMNV